ccgacaccaggatagaatgaggatcagtatgtcacgttctgacaccaggatagtatatgaagaGCGGAGTGtaacgtaccgacacgagaggaataaagataatgaatcttgaaagatgttaatatactcaatctaatgaacctaattcccaaatgagtatgatgaggaggcgtgagtcctcattgatgtgcttggtgttgtgaccaagggttatggtaattgtaaatgccgcatgttgagtattgtagttgattttatgatattatctgatatatactgttttctattttgagttggccgatgatatctactcagtacttgtgtttgtactgaccccctacttttatgttttcttcttgttatttgtggagtgcagcaaacgtgccatcgtcttcaactcaacagcaactctagccagtcttcattactccggatatcagggtgagctaatgcttctagcttggactggatcctcctcttcatgtcttgatgccttgaagttccggcatggactaacttttacttgttttagcttcttagaatactcttggtttagtaatttgatcatagatgttcttgtggtgatgacttccagattttggggaataatagatgttgaattttagaagttattgaattggtttttattaatgagttaagtcttccgcattactttctgttgatattatattgaaatgataaggtttagattggttggttcgctcacatatgagggtaagtgtgggtgccagtcgcggcccgatttgggtcgtgatagaGCTGTGGTactgttttatttttacaacaggctaaatttttgtttagtactttttccatttttaatttttctttttggttttcacatagttgtatgaaccattgatgtaaaaattttattcttgctcTTAAAGTATCTACTAATCCTTCATCATTCCAATCTTTTATTACTTTtctactaaatggttctggtaatttcgtaaaatattgttttcttatttcttttgctttatCAAGATTGTATtttgctttgtaataatattctttaaatgcacaagtgtattcttctacataacacattttacatatagatAATTTTGTCATATGTTGcctatttattgttttttctctattttgttcacttatatccgtggtcataccaccaaattcatttcttattgctgattcatatttatctagtatatctatatttgttgctgatggagatccatctattttcttgtcacttctaagtacttctaaactttctgagggtagattttctatccataatcttgttgttcctacgaatgttctttctatataccttggtgtttctgttgtttttattttgttatctattgttgcttagatatatttcctatccatagtaatattgctttatttatatctgtaacacaatctagatctaagaaattatattgttcgttTATTGGTTTgatatccaatttttatttaatctactattccatatgtcacgacccaaaatgagccgcgagtggcaccaacacttatcctactatgtgagcgaaccaaccaatctaaaccccactATTTCAAGCATactgaacaaaatacaatgctgaagacttaaaactcattaatgaaatcaatcaaataacttctaaaatttataaatcattatccccaaaatctggaagtcatcatcacaagaacatctatcctcaaattactaaatctaagaatatctaagaagctaaaataaatgaaaagctagtccatgccggaacttcaaggcatcaagacacgaagaagaagacccagtccaagctagaagcattagctcaccctgaaatccggtgtaacaaagactggctagagttgcggttgagttgaagacgacggtccgtttgctgcactccacaaataacaaagaaagaaacatacaagtagggggtcagtacaaacacaagtactgagtaggtatcatcggtcaactcaaaatagaaaacagtatataccagatgatatcataaaatcaactacaatactcaataggTAGCAACAataagtacaagaatcattgataataatgccaagtacacccatgaggacgcaagcctccatatcatattcatttgggaaataggttcattaaatatGAGTATCTTAGcaaaattcaagattcattatctttactatcctggtgtcggaacgtgacactccgattccctaatactacgtgtcggttcgtgacacccgatccccttaatactacgtgtcgattcgtgacacccgatcccctaatcctacatgtcgattcgtgacacccgatcccctaatcccattcttttatttcatcaagccttcttttataccaaggcatcatcatttacaaagagggttttaggtttaaacttcacaaccttatcttcccaacccattacaattacataatcacatcatgcaagcatgcaattaagcatatagcagactttacaatactacccaatacatatcattcgctattaggagtttactatgaaatagcataaaaaccataacctacctccaccgaagaattcgtgatcaagaaatctactttccaaagctttgctttcctcttcgttcctctctctctcgatcgtttctccctctcctctttgttctttctgtttttcttattccaaaCCCTTCtttttttatcctaattagcatataattaagtataaaagatgacaaagtagcccactaattaattcaaggttatctcctttaacccttaagtagttaaattattaacattaacccactaaatttataattatagcaagaatagtccaaaacgccccttaaaacaattaacagaaatccgacccgaccttagattacgcagcctgtgacggcccgtcgtgcctgcgacggtccgtcctgctgcttccgtcacagagttcagagactcaatttctctaaagggtctgtgacggtccgtcatgcccacgatggtccgtcctgccatgtcgtagcgaagttcagagagtcgatttcagtacccaattttcagaattctaagtgttttggaacgagaccccctcgacggtccgtcgtgcctatgacggtccgtcgtgggatccgtcgaccaagacagtttttccagaaataaaatctgctgctcaaaacgactaaacaggtcgttacaatagataccaatttacccatcgttcgtcctaaataagggcgaaaaggagtacctgaatctgtaaacaggtgtgggtatctttcttgcatatcagcctctttctcccaagtggattcttcaactggtcgattttTCCATTggactttgatggatgcaatctcccttgacctcaacttgcgaacttctctatctaaaataacaacaggctcctcctcattagacaaattctcatcaagcagaactgaatcccaacggataatgtagtttccatccccatggtatcttttcaacatagacacatgaaataccggatgcacttcTGACAACCcaggaggcaaggctaattcataagccacctcccctactcgcttaagtacttcaaatggtccaatataccttgggcttagtttacctcgcttaccaaaccgcatcacccctttcatgggcgaaaccttcagcaagacttgctcaccctccataaactccaagtctctaacctttcgatctgcatattccttctgcctactttgagccgctaaaagcttttcttgaatgcatttcactttatctaacgattccctcagaaggtcagtaccccaaggtctaatctcaaatgcatcaaaccacccaatgggagatctacatcttctcccatacagtgcctcaaatggggccatatcaatacttgagtgatagctattattgtatgaaaactcttcTAAGGGTAATAAGTtgtcccaatgaccaccaaattctatcacacatgcacgaagcatatcctccaacacttgaatcgttcgctcagactgaccattggtctgaggacggaacgcagtactaaggtccaacctagtacccaattccgcatgcaatgttttccaaaatttagaagtaaactgcgtacctctatctgatatgatggagagtggaactccatgcaaccgaacaacttccgagatgtaaagtttggctaacttctctgcattgtaagtcaccttgaccggaatgaagtgagcagacttagttaacctatcgacaatcacccaaatggagtcatacttacccattgtcttgggaagaccaaccacgaagtccattgcaattctctcccacttccattcaggaatgggcattctctgaagtgttcctccaggcctctggtgttcatactttacttgctaaCAATTTGGtcatttggcaacaaactccacaatgtcacgcttcattctactccaccaaaaatgttgctttaggtcacgatacatcttggttgcaccagggtgtatagaataccttgaactatgagcctctttcagaatagtgttgatcaaatcatcaacgcggggtacacatacccttcccttaattctcaacacaccttcctcatcgattgttgcttctttagcttctcctcgcaacactttatctcggatccggatcaatttctaatcagtaaactgctttcccttaatcttgtcaagaaaggaagatcttgcctccgcacaggccaaaaatcctcccttctcatttatttctagTCTCACCAattcattagccagagtctgaacctctctagctaatgggcgtctggaaacctgtaagtaagctaggcttcccatgctccctgcttttctactcaacgcatctgccacaacattagccttccccggatgatacaagatagtgatatcgtagtccttcagtagttccatccatctcctctgtctcaagttcaaatccttttgagtaaaaacatattgtaggctacgatgatccgtatagacttcgcacttaaccccatatagatagtgtctccattgctttaatgcaaatactaccgcagccaactccaaatcatgggtcggataattacgttcatgcacctttaattgcctcgaaccataagcaattacattcttctcttgtaTTAGCACTGcaacccaaacccgaataggatgcatcacaatagacaatgaaattcttgccttccactggcaaggtaataattggtgcagtagtcaacaaggtcttgagcttccggaagctttcttcacactcatccgaccaaaCAAATGGGACACTCTGCTTactcaaatttgtcaattgggcaGCGATAGAGGAAAATCctttgacaaatcggcggtagtagctagctagaCCAACAAAACTTCTTATCTCTGTAAGATTAGTAGGTCTCTCCCtattcttcactgcttcaatcttagatggatccaccatcactcaatccttagaaactacgtgtcctaagaaggacaccgattctagcaaaaactcacacttggagaatttggcgtaaagctttttctccctcaacatttccaatacaattctcaagtgctcctcatgttctttattgctctttgagtatatcaatatatcatcaatgaatacaatgacaaagagatccagatatggcttaaaaattccattcatcaagctcatgaaagcagcaaggGCAtttgtaagcccaaaagacattactaagaactcataatgcccatacctggtccgaaaagcagtcttgggcacatctgttgcccgtattttcaattggtggtaaccggatctcaagtcgatttttgagaaggtacaagcaccttgcaactgatcgaacaaatcatttatgcgaggaagaggatacttgttcttgacaTTTACCTtgttcagttgtctgtagtctatgcacatccgaaagcttccatccttcttcttcacaaacaaaacaggagcaccccacggggatgcacttggtctaatgaagcctcttcctaacaattcttgaagttgagcctttaactctcttaactcagcgggagccattctataagggggtatagaaatggggcgagtacccggttccagatcaatgccaaagtcaatatccctatctggtggcataccaggaaggtctgcaaggaacacatccagaaactcacagactattgaaaccgactcaatagaaggtacttgggtagtatcatccctgagatgtgccaagaaagctaaacaaccctttctaaccattctcttagcacgaataaaggagatgatacgcaccggagtggaagtgtagtcaccctcccacactaacgggtctgtctcaggcttggctaacgtcacagttttagcattacaatccaagattgcaaaatttggagaaagccaagtcatacccagaattacatcgaagtcaaccatttctaagataaccaagtctacatgagtattgctccccacaaaattcaccaaacaagacctatataccttttcaactatcacagactcacccaccggagtagaaacacgaataggcatgtcaagcaattcacaatgtaaattaagaccagtagcaaatgaggaagatacataagaaaatgtggatccaggatcaaacaatacagaagccatgcaatcacaaaccaaaagattacctgtgatgacagtaTCAAATGTCTCcacttcagatctcccagggaaagcataacaatgggccctatcacctgtctgcccgttgcctctaccatgttgcgctacagtagttccagtttgcccgttaccccggccgttttggtgaccaccattacctcggccactacgtcctcccgaataacagcctcttccatgaccacctctacctctgattattgggggtctgtaactcggttttggacaattcctcctaatatgtacagtctctccacatccataacattctctagATTCAAGTATGGGTccctgtgagaacgacggagtctggggataacttccatactcagagaaatgttgaccagtctgcggtggacccccagctacagcctgtagtgaagactgaataggtcgggctggataacctcctgaactctgccctctagagtaagaaccattaaactcacctcccttacgaaacctttttgatgtcgatgccatggtgaagtcatctggcttcactccctccacctctatcacgaagtctaccacttcctgaaaggattttgctgtagccgctacctgtaaggctgaaatccgaaaatctgacctcaaccccttcacaaaacggcgaatccgctcttgtggactaaaacaaagttgggtggcatacctggataatgcacgaaacttagcctcatacgcagtgaccgacatcctaccttgctctaggctcaagaactcatctctccttttatccctcaaggtccgggggatatacttctccataaataagctagagaatgacgcccaagtcattggtggtgcctgtgcgggttgacactctacatgtgaccgccaccatattttggcgttcccttgaaactgataagtgaCAAACTCAACACATagtcgttctactatacccatcttgtgtagtagctcgtgacagtcaaccagaaaatcgtaggcatcctcagattcagcacccttaaagactggaggtttcaatttcaagaacttactgaaaagttcatgctggtcacttgtcattataggccctgtagtcagacgaggaaacgtgcctatttccaatgagacatccatgcggggagccccAGCAGcggcatgttgtacctctggaaCCTGAGGTGTTGGTGcggaaaacactggaggtgtctggccctggtcagataacccgctaagataggcaagaacctgattaatcatttctggggtaggttggggtggtaattcctcattctgcacttgctcattttccccttcctcaccctcccttactacctcctcagtcggtggaggagtcaccgccctagtaccagatgggctaggtgcttgtcctcttcctctagaggacgtccccccgcgacctctaccgcggcctcttgccactactcctcttcgagctacagccccagtggctggctcagatgtatcttgtcttgccggtgtcgatgttggcgcagttgttgctctagttctaaccatttgcgaaatagagtgaagatggtcagataccaatttgtatcacctagataccaattggatgcaagtaatagcacgaaagaaagaaagaaagaaagaatggaattttcctaaagtcttatagcctctcaaagaaaagtaaaggcgtccccctaccgttccttaagactctactagactcgttcttgtgtgatgagaccaacgaacctaatgctctgataccaagtttgtcacgacccaaaacgagccgcgagtggcacccacacttatcctactatgtgagcgaaccaaccaatctaaaccccaccATTTCAAGCATactgaacaaaatacaatgcggaagacttaaaactcattaacgaaatcaatcaaataacttctaaaatttataaatcattatccccaaaatctggaagtcatcatcacaagaacatctatcctcaaattactaaatctaagagtatctaagaagctaaaataaatgaaaagctagtccatgccggaacttcaaggcatcaagacacgaagaagaagacccagtccaagctagaagcattagctcactctgaaatccggtgtaatgaagactggctagagttgcggttgagttgaagacgacggtccgtttgctgcactccacaaataacaaagaaagaaacatacaagtagggggtcagtacaaacacaagtactgagtaggtatcatcggccaactcgaaatagaaaacagtatataccagatgatatcataaaatcaactacaatactcaataggtagcaacaacaagtacaaaaatcattgataataatgccaagtacacccatgaggacgcaagcctccatatcatattcatttgggaaataggttcattaaatctgagtatcttagcaaaattcaagattcattatctttactatcctggtgtcggaacgtgacactccgatcccctaatactacgtgtcggttcgtgacacccgatccccctaatactacgtgtcgattcgtgacacccgatcccctaatactacgtgacggttcgtaacacccgatcccctattcccattcttttatttcatcaagccttcgtttataccaaggcatcatcattaacaaagagggttttaggtttaaacTTCACAACCTTATCTTCCCAACCCATTAAAATaccataatcacatcatgcaagcatgcaattaagcatatagcagactttacaatactacccaatacatatcattcgctattaggagtttactatgaaatagcataaaaaccataacctacctccaccgaagaattcgtgatcaagaaatctacttttccaaagctttgctttcctcttcgttcctctctctcgatcgtttctccctctcctctctgttctttctgtttttcttattccaaacctttcttcttttaccctaattagcatataattaagtataaaagatgacaaagtagcccactaattaattcaaggttatctcctttaacccttaagtatttaaattattaacattaacccaccaaatttataattatagcaggaatagtccaaaacgccgcTTAAAACAATTAACAGAAATACGACCCGGCCttggattacgcagcctgtgacggcccgtcgtgcctgcgacgatctgtcctgctgcttccgtcatagagttcagagactcaatttctctaaagggtctgtgacggtccgtcgtgcccacgacagtccgtcctgtcATGTCgccgcgaagttcagagagtcgatttcagtacccaaatttcagaattctaagtgttttggaacgagaccccctcgacggtccatcgtgcctatgacggttcgtcgtgggatccgtcgaccaagacagtttttccagaaataaaatctgctgctcaaaatgactaaacaggtcgttacaccatATTGCGTTAGTTCTATCTGATTgctgataactttctgtataataagttggtggtgtccatctggggttttaactcttgacctactaggtctattcatatctcctgtgtttatttctatttttttttttggtttatttacctgttctagaatttctgtatatgtctcacttatatcacttatttctaattttttaaaatttattgtatctgattcattttcgtttatttcatttacttcaagatcttcattttagtttttgtttcatctcttttatttcattagttaattcaagctctttatctttttctatttgtttttctttttgtttagtttcatataatatttttaacctagctaattctttttctaattcacttattcttgtattttttatttcttctaaatgttgtatttcttgttttgcttgtatttttattttttcaatttcttttgatttgtctatttcttcattttcttttgttattcttatcatagttgttaaactatcttctaattttgttgtttctttttctaacattaaatataggttttttcctattttcttatatcttcttcctaaatttgaaaatattatttttattatcattccgtcttgattttcatatgtcttttcgtctactgcaaattcttctttgttcattataatttatgtattatattatgttataaccTATATTCAAGACAATTCATTTCTagttctaacataaatataacttttctttgtgctaatattgatttattacatactcctgctaaaaTATTctcttctaatcttctttttctatgttgtaattcttgtcttttttcagctattttttctgtcaattgttgtttatatttttctttgttcatattgttttttcaaataacaaacatatttatcaaatgatcttttttattgttacttGTTTTGATAAGTTGTGAtaattcatattctatatataaaggtTTCAATTTTTCCATATCTTTCGTacttttttatctatcttggtttttgttgttttagtttctttgcttggtgttgtattattcttcataaaatgttttatataatattcttttttaagtagATCTAATCATTGTATTTCATTAGCATTGTTTATAATATATTCTAGATGTTCAACTTCTCGAGTTCTTAAATAATCGAATAAATTTTCAGTTAGTAATTTTTCAAGTAGATCTATGTTTTCTATGGTTTTTACCCAATATTGTAAGTATTCGTAATTTATCATTGGTCTCTGAATATatctatatcatcatataaatcatttatgtcatagtaaaattcatcataaaaattatcttgtATATCTAATTCTGTCCAACCTTGAGTTGTTACTTCTATTACCTCATATGTTactaataaatcataaattgcTCTTTTTATATCTGTATTAAGATCTTTTAAGATATAGAGTATTAATATCTTGTAGTTAACATCATCGTATAGTAGGTAagtattcatttttattattttccactttcgctaaaattttattccttccaacctcttagtagattatacttatttattatgtaataataataatggtttaataatattataacaagtttagatatttcaaatattatattaagtttTTCGTTTAAAtatgggaaaatgcataagtacctccTCAACTTATGTATGAAATCCCAAAGACATTTGTACTATACTATGGTCCTATTACctccttgaacttattttataaataactttctaccccttttcggtctATGtagcactagtttgaaaaaaaagtcaatagACGTTGAGTCCCAAAAGATAGTGTCATGTAAGctgaaaagggatagaaaattatttataaaataagttcagggaatagtaggaccttagtatagtatatgtTTGTCTCTAAAATTTTGCGCATAGATTGAGAgagtacttatgcattttttgtttaaatatttgagATTTATTGTTTTACTATTTGGTATGAGTACCACAATTCATTATATTTGGATTATTATATCAGAAAGTTAATATGTTACTTATTTCAGATTCAATTGTTTTACTATTTGGTACGAGTATCACAACTCATTATTATTTGGACTGTTATATCAGGAAACTTAATATGTTTACTTATTTCAAATTCATTGCTTTACTATTTGGTATAAGTACCACAATtcattattatttgaattattatatcaGGAAACATAATTTTCAATACTTATAAATACACTTtgataattacttatttaaaatcattaagtAAGATTATCGTACATAGCGAGCTTCCACAACAAATATAGTGGTCATAATCGAGAATTGAAACTGATGCATATTACACAAATATTGTCTTTTAAGGAAgtattagtattaaatatttgaacctaataacattaaaatgtaactcattttatacattttaccCATCTAACTAAATATAGTTATTCAATTTACAGTTGTGACAGTAACTAACCATTTAACACTCAACAAAGAAGTCATTCAAATTGGATGAGTGTTACCttcatcaatttcaatttttactccttttttatttttgttattgattgcattatgtttttaatataaCTTATATCGCCTATACTATTTGCTTGAGATACCCGTACAATGTACGTATTCAGAA
This DNA window, taken from Solanum lycopersicum chromosome 5, SLM_r2.1, encodes the following:
- the LOC138348678 gene encoding uncharacterized mitochondrial protein AtMg00860-like; this encodes MVDPSKIEAVKNRERPTNLTEIRSFVGLASYYRRFVKGFSSIAAQLTNLSKQSVPFVWSDECEESFRKLKTLLTTAPIITLPVEGKNFIVYCDASYSGLGCSANTREECNCLWFEAIKGA